GTTACCCAGCAGCAAACCTATCGCGCCCAGCATAATGGATTTTCCTGCCCCTGTTTCACCGGTTATAATATTCAGCCCGGGATCGGGAGACATTTCCAGTTGCTTGATAAGAGCGTAATTTTTGATAAGTAAATTAGAAAGCATATCTAATTTAAGCGGATTACCGGAGATAATGCAATCGAGCCTTTAAGGAGGAAATTGATAATTCTTGTCTCCGATACGAATATAGTTATCATATCAGCAATTTGGAAATATAACTCGTTCGCAAGGGTCATTTTAATGTCGGTACAGGCGAGATATCATAAACGATTTCGTAAAGTTCTGAAAGCGCCAGCTCGTGCGGATGATTGCGTGTGTCAGTCAGGATCAATCGCTCCTTTGTGAAGGAAGCCAGTTTGCCAAAATGCGTATTGCCGTTTTGAAGAATGACGTTAATTTCTCTTTTTACTAATTTATCTAACGAAGGGAAGATATTCGCTGTCGAAATACGGACTAATCTTTTACTCATAAAATGCTGGCGCTGTCATTTGAAACTAATAGAAAAGCTACATTGACAACCTCTGATAAAGTTGGGTTTTGCTTGGGTCAAGGTTCACAAGGAGACTATAAGCCTGGGCGCGTTCCTCGGGTTGCGCTTCGATTAGTATCCTGTAAAGTTCTTCTGATTTGGCATCGAAAAATGAATTCACTACTACGCTGGCGGGCCGAAGCTGGTTGACGTCTTTAACCGTATTCAGGAATTCGAGCACTTTCGCACGGGTCTCAGCCGGGTTTTGAGTAGCGACATCCAAGCCCTGACGATAGTATTTATACATACCTTCCCGGAAAGGTGTGAATTGCTGGCTCATAAGGTTTTCAATGAGCCAGTAGCGGTTTTTGGAGTCTCCATTCGAATCCCATCCCCTTTTATTGGGGGAGGAATTTCGCGCCTGATTCACCAGATTGAATGCTTTTTGTACATATGGGGCACCGCCCAACTTACTAAAAGAATCATAATCAAAGATCAGCGCGACATTGGCATAGAACGCTAGAATATAGGGTAGTTCTTCGGTATAGCTGTTTTCATTAAAATAAAGCTGTGTGCTGGGCAGGTATGTAAATGTGAAGTTTTTATCCACATAAGTGAATAGAACAGTCTCGTAGTTTGAATTGAAAACGGGGCGTGATACCACCAGCTGCGCATTCCCTTCATAATTTCCCTGGCTTAGCGACCGTGT
The genomic region above belongs to Dyadobacter pollutisoli and contains:
- the porD gene encoding type IX secretion system protein PorD encodes the protein MKKIGFWALLVTVLNLPGKLLAQEFQFTVNLNYEQLVAQQKTDPQSMSQLQTYMNDFLNNTRWTNDQFNKEEKIKCKLNVNLTRSLSQGNYEGNAQLVVSRPVFNSNYETVLFTYVDKNFTFTYLPSTQLYFNENSYTEELPYILAFYANVALIFDYDSFSKLGGAPYVQKAFNLVNQARNSSPNKRGWDSNGDSKNRYWLIENLMSQQFTPFREGMYKYYRQGLDVATQNPAETRAKVLEFLNTVKDVNQLRPASVVVNSFFDAKSEELYRILIEAQPEERAQAYSLLVNLDPSKTQLYQRLSM